A DNA window from Mus caroli chromosome 8, CAROLI_EIJ_v1.1, whole genome shotgun sequence contains the following coding sequences:
- the Ccl25 gene encoding C-C motif chemokine 25 isoform X3 — MSRHVLGAFEDCCLGYQHRIKWNVLRHARNYHQQEVSGSCNLRAVRFYFRQKVVCGNPEDMNVKRAMRILTARKRLVHWKSTSDSQTERKKSNHMKSKVENPNSTSMRNATLGHPRMVMMPRKTNN; from the exons GTGCCTTTGAAGACTGCTGCCTGGGTTACCAACACAGAATCAAATGGAATGTTCTTCGGCATGCTAGGAATTATCACCAGCAGGAAGTGAGTGGAAGCTGCAACCTACGTGCTGTGAG ATTCTACTTCCGCCAGAAAGTAGTGTGTGGGAATCCAGAGGACATGAATGTGAAGAGGGCGATGAGAATCTTGACAGCTAGGAAAAGGCTAGTCCACTGGAAGAGCACCTCAG ACTCTCAgactgaaaggaagaagtcaaaccaTATGAAGTCCAAAGTGGAGAACCCCAACAGTACAAGCATGAGGAATGCTACCCTAGGTCATCCCAG GATGGTGATGATGCCCAGAAAGACCAACAATTAA